The Diceros bicornis minor isolate mBicDic1 chromosome 8, mDicBic1.mat.cur, whole genome shotgun sequence genomic interval GGACCGGCTGAGCCAGGGCCTCCTGAGATAGAGGGAGGCCACAGGGCAGTGGGGGGCAGGCTCATGGAACCAGACACTCCCCATCACATCCAAACCCCCAACTGTGGGCACCCCTGCCTGCCAGTCAGGCTGGGGCGGGCATTCCCCTGCCCAGGGGAGGGGCCCACGTACAGCTGGGTTGTGCTGTAGGTAGATATGGACTTGCCCACGTTTCCAAGTGGAACTTCGAGACGTGGAACGAGCCGGACCACCACGACTTTGACAACGTGTCCATGACCACACAAGGTGGGCACGCCTCTGGGTTCCTGTGGAGCTGAGCCGGGTCGCGGGCCGCTCAGGTGCCAGGGTGTGGACTCTGCGGTCTCTCCCGCCAGGCTTCCTGAACTACTACGATGCCTGCTCCGAGGGTCTGCGTGCCGTCAGCCCCGCTCTGCGCCTGGGTGGCCCCGGCGACTCCTTCCACCCCCCGCCACGCTCCCCACTGTGCTGGGGCCTCCTGGAGCACTGTCACCACGGCTCCAACTTCTTCACCGGGGAGGTGGGCGTGCGGCTGGACTACATCGCCCTGCACAAGAAGGTGCGGCCCGGCAGCCCGCCCTTCCGCCCGTTGGGGACCCCGCCCCTTCGCCCACGGGGACGCACCCCGACCTCCACCTGCCACagccccgcccccctccccagcTGCGGTCCCGTGGTGGCCGGGCCGCGCTGAGGCTGGGCCCTGCCGCAGGGCGCGGGCAGCTCCATCTACATCCTGGAGCAGGAGAAGGCGGCGGTGCGGCAGATACAGCAGCTCTTCCCGAGGTTCGCGGACACCCCCATTTACAACGACGAGGCGGACCCGCTGGTGGGCTGGTCCCTGCCGCAGCCGTGGAGGGCCGACGTGACCTACGCGGCCATGGTGGTGAAGGTGGGCCCACCCCCAAGGCTTCCCCCCTGGAGCGGCCTTCCTTCCGAGGTGGGGGCTTGGGGGCGGGTGGCCGTGGTCCCAGCCGCCCCCGACGCCGGCCCTGGACGCCCGCAGGTCATCGCGCAGCACCAGAACCTGCTAGTGGCTAACGCCAGCTCCTCGGTGCGCTACGCGCTCCTGAGCAACGACAACGCCTTCCTGAGTTACCACCCGCACCACTTCTCGCAGCGCACGCTCACTGCGCGCTTCCAGGTCAACAACACGCGGCCGCCGCACGTGCAGCTGCTGCGCAAGCCGGTGCTCACTGCCATGGGGCTGCTGGCCCTGCTGGGTGAGCCGCCCATCCCCGCATGCTTCCTGCGCGAGGGGTGGACTGGGAACTGACAGGTCTGGCACGCGCTAGGCGGGGCCCGGGCGAGGCCTCAATTAGCAGGGATGTCCTTCCAGGCCTaaggtgggggggtggggcgAGGAAGAGCACCTTCCCCCATCTGGCCTGTTTCTTGTCCCTTCGCGTCCCGCTTGCCCTAACTCAGTGGGCCTCAGAGGTTGTGGGTGGCCAGGGAGCACCAGTGGAGGGGGCAAATAGTGGGAAGCCAGGCAGTAGGATGGGAAAGGGGCAGCGATCTCCGCGCAGTGACCCCCTCCGCATCCCCGCCCCGCAGACAGCGAGCAGCTCTGGGCCGAGGTGTCGCAGGCTGGGGCGGTGCTCGACAGCAACCACACGGTGGGCGTCCTGGCCAGCGCCCACCGCCCCGCGGGCCCCGCCGACGCCTGGCGCGCCACGGTGCTGGTCTATGCAAGCGACGACACCCGCACCCACGCCAACCGCAGCATCGCCATGACTCTGCGCCTGCACGGGGTGCCCGCGGCCCTGGGTGAGCAGGGGTCCTACGGAGGGGGTCCCCGGCCCTGGGGTCGGGGCTCTGGCGGGGCCTGGAAGAGGCGGCCCGGAGAGGCGCGGCCACAGTGTCTGGCTCCCCAGGGCTCGTTTACGTCACTCTCTACCTGGACAACCGGCTCTGCAGTCCCTACGGCGAGTGGCAGCGCCTTGGCCGGCCGGTCTTCCCCTCCGCAGAGCAGTTCCGGCGCATGCGCGCGGCCGAGGTCTGCGGCAGCGTGGGCGAGGGGCGGGCGGGGTGGCCCCCGAGGTCCCAGGGCCCTGAGCTCCCACCCCTATCCCCAGGACCCGGTAGCCTTGGCGCCGCGCCCCTTCCCCACCAGCGGTCTCCTGACACTGCGCCCCCGACTCCCGCTGCCTTCGCTGCTGCTGGTGCACGTCTGCGCGCGCCCCAAGGAGCCTCCGGGCCAGGTGATTGGCCGCTCCTCCCCCGCCGCCACCCCGCCTCTCCCCGCCACCCGCCCAGTCACGgagccttcctcccttccccaggtGACCCGGCTTCGGGCTCTGCCCCTGACCCGTGGGCAGCTGCTTTTGGTCTGGTCGGATGAGCACGTGGGCTCCAAGTGCGTGAGTGGTCGCCGCCCCACCCGCGCCCGTTCGTCCCCACCCGCGTCCTCACCCCCAGCCTGTTCTGCCGCAGTGCCCGTGTGGCCATTCCACCGTGCCCGCGTACAGGCATTCCGTGCTCCTCCGCCTCTCACAACACACCCCCCACTTCACACTGCTGCAGATGGGCCGAGGTCGAAGCCTGTCTGATGGGGGTGGAGGTGCCTACAGGGAACGTTTGCAGGTAGCAGTCGGGCTCCAGCCCCCTTGCCTCAACCAGTGTGGCCAGGGATCCGGGAGAGGTCAGGAAGGGGCTGGAGGGAATAGGGCTCTGGGTCTTCCCTGCCCAGCCCCCCagactctagccctggccctgaCCAACCTCCCCAGGTGTCTGTGGACCTATGAGATCCAGTACTCCCCTGAGGGTGAGGGGTATGCTCCCGTCAGCAGGAAGCCATCAACCTTCAACCTCTTCGTGTTCAGCCCAGGTGCGCCTGCCCCACTGCCCTGGCCTCGGCCACCCCACCCCTGGCCTCAGCACAGTGCCCTATGGGGTGGGGTCCCGGCCTCACAGTCTGGAGTCGGGAGCTTTAGGAATTTGGGGTGGTTTCAGGGGGGCACACGC includes:
- the IDUA gene encoding alpha-L-iduronidase isoform X2 — protein: MCPPRPCATRLALLVALLIASAGALAEAPHLVRVDAARVLRPLRPFWRSTGFCPPLPHSRADQYDLSWDQQLNLAYVGAVPHSGIEQVRTHWLLDLITARGSAGQGLSYNFTHLDGYLDLLRENQLLPGFELMGSPSGHFTDFEDKQQVFEWKDLVSLLARRYIGRYGLAHVSKWNFETWNEPDHHDFDNVSMTTQGFLNYYDACSEGLRAVSPALRLGGPGDSFHPPPRSPLCWGLLEHCHHGSNFFTGEVGVRLDYIALHKKGAGSSIYILEQEKAAVRQIQQLFPRFADTPIYNDEADPLVGWSLPQPWRADVTYAAMVVKVIAQHQNLLVANASSSVRYALLSNDNAFLSYHPHHFSQRTLTARFQVNNTRPPHVQLLRKPVLTAMGLLALLDSEQLWAEVSQAGAVLDSNHTVGVLASAHRPAGPADAWRATVLVYASDDTRTHANRSIAMTLRLHGVPAALGLVYVTLYLDNRLCSPYGEWQRLGRPVFPSAEQFRRMRAAEDPVALAPRPFPTSGLLTLRPRLPLPSLLLVHVCARPKEPPGQVTRLRALPLTRGQLLLVWSDEHVGSKCLWTYEIQYSPEGEGYAPVSRKPSTFNLFVFSPDTAVVSGSYRVRAIDYWDRPGLFSNPVRYLEVPAP
- the IDUA gene encoding alpha-L-iduronidase isoform X4, encoding MNKRRGSAGQGLSYNFTHLDGYLDLLRENQLLPGFELMGSPSGHFTDFEDKQQVFEWKDLVSLLARRYIGRYGLAHVSKWNFETWNEPDHHDFDNVSMTTQGFLNYYDACSEGLRAVSPALRLGGPGDSFHPPPRSPLCWGLLEHCHHGSNFFTGEVGVRLDYIALHKKGAGSSIYILEQEKAAVRQIQQLFPRFADTPIYNDEADPLVGWSLPQPWRADVTYAAMVVKVIAQHQNLLVANASSSVRYALLSNDNAFLSYHPHHFSQRTLTARFQVNNTRPPHVQLLRKPVLTAMGLLALLDSEQLWAEVSQAGAVLDSNHTVGVLASAHRPAGPADAWRATVLVYASDDTRTHANRSIAMTLRLHGVPAALGLVYVTLYLDNRLCSPYGEWQRLGRPVFPSAEQFRRMRAAEDPVALAPRPFPTSGLLTLRPRLPLPSLLLVHVCARPKEPPGQVTRLRALPLTRGQLLLVWSDEHVGSKCLWTYEIQYSPEGEGYAPVSRKPSTFNLFVFSPDTAVVSGSYRVRAIDYWDRPGLFSNPVRYLEVPAP
- the IDUA gene encoding alpha-L-iduronidase isoform X5 — protein: MGSPSGHFTDFEDKQQVFEWKDLVSLLARRYIGRYGLAHVSKWNFETWNEPDHHDFDNVSMTTQGFLNYYDACSEGLRAVSPALRLGGPGDSFHPPPRSPLCWGLLEHCHHGSNFFTGEVGVRLDYIALHKKGAGSSIYILEQEKAAVRQIQQLFPRFADTPIYNDEADPLVGWSLPQPWRADVTYAAMVVKVIAQHQNLLVANASSSVRYALLSNDNAFLSYHPHHFSQRTLTARFQVNNTRPPHVQLLRKPVLTAMGLLALLDSEQLWAEVSQAGAVLDSNHTVGVLASAHRPAGPADAWRATVLVYASDDTRTHANRSIAMTLRLHGVPAALGLVYVTLYLDNRLCSPYGEWQRLGRPVFPSAEQFRRMRAAEDPVALAPRPFPTSGLLTLRPRLPLPSLLLVHVCARPKEPPGQVTRLRALPLTRGQLLLVWSDEHVGSKCLWTYEIQYSPEGEGYAPVSRKPSTFNLFVFSPDTAVVSGSYRVRAIDYWDRPGLFSNPVRYLEVPAP
- the IDUA gene encoding alpha-L-iduronidase isoform X3; this encodes MCPPRPCATRLALLVALLIASAGALAEAPHLVRVDAARVLRPLRPFWRSTGFCPPLPHSRADQYDLSWDQQLNLAYVGAVPHSGIEQVRTHWLLDLITARSISRMNKRRGSAGQGLSYNFTHLDGYLDLLRENQLLPGFELMGSPSGHFTDFEDKQQVFEWKDLVSLLARRYIGRYGLAHVSKWNFETWNEPDHHDFDNVSMTTQGFLNYYDACSEGLRAVSPALRLGGPGDSFHPPPRSPLCWGLLEHCHHGSNFFTGEVGVRLDYIALHKKGAGSSIYILEQEKAAVRQIQQLFPRFADTPIYNDEADPLVGWSLPQPWRADVTYAAMVVKVIAQHQNLLVANASSSVRYALLSNDNAFLSYHPHHFSQRTLTARFQVNNTRPPHVQLLRKPVLTAMGLLALLDSEQLWAEVSQAGAVLDSNHTVGVLASAHRPAGPADAWRATVLVYASDDTRTHANRSIAMTLRLHGVPAALGLVYVTLYLDNRLCSPYGEWQRLGRPVFPSAEQFRRMRAAEVTRLRALPLTRGQLLLVWSDEHVGSKCLWTYEIQYSPEGEGYAPVSRKPSTFNLFVFSPDTAVVSGSYRVRAIDYWDRPGLFSNPVRYLEVPAP
- the IDUA gene encoding alpha-L-iduronidase isoform X1, coding for MCPPRPCATRLALLVALLIASAGALAEAPHLVRVDAARVLRPLRPFWRSTGFCPPLPHSRADQYDLSWDQQLNLAYVGAVPHSGIEQVRTHWLLDLITARSISRMNKRRGSAGQGLSYNFTHLDGYLDLLRENQLLPGFELMGSPSGHFTDFEDKQQVFEWKDLVSLLARRYIGRYGLAHVSKWNFETWNEPDHHDFDNVSMTTQGFLNYYDACSEGLRAVSPALRLGGPGDSFHPPPRSPLCWGLLEHCHHGSNFFTGEVGVRLDYIALHKKGAGSSIYILEQEKAAVRQIQQLFPRFADTPIYNDEADPLVGWSLPQPWRADVTYAAMVVKVIAQHQNLLVANASSSVRYALLSNDNAFLSYHPHHFSQRTLTARFQVNNTRPPHVQLLRKPVLTAMGLLALLDSEQLWAEVSQAGAVLDSNHTVGVLASAHRPAGPADAWRATVLVYASDDTRTHANRSIAMTLRLHGVPAALGLVYVTLYLDNRLCSPYGEWQRLGRPVFPSAEQFRRMRAAEDPVALAPRPFPTSGLLTLRPRLPLPSLLLVHVCARPKEPPGQVTRLRALPLTRGQLLLVWSDEHVGSKCLWTYEIQYSPEGEGYAPVSRKPSTFNLFVFSPDTAVVSGSYRVRAIDYWDRPGLFSNPVRYLEVPAP